AGGCCGACGACTTCCATCCCGAGTCCAACATCGCCAAGATGTCGGCCGGTACGCCGCTCACGGACGAGGACCGCCAACCGTGGCTGGACGCCATCGGCGCGTGGGCGCACGGCCGGGCCGGACTCGGCGGCGTGGTCAGCTGCTCCGCGCTGAAGCGGAGTTACCGGGACCGGCTCAGGGCCGCCGCTCCCGACATCGTCTTCGTGCACCTGACCGGTGAGCGCGCACTCATCGAGGACCGGATGGCACACCGCCAGGGCCACTTCATGCCCACGGCGCTGCTCGACTCCCAGTTCGCCACCCTCCAGCCGCTCCAGGCGGACGAGACGGGTGTCGCCGTGGACGTCACCGGCACCCCCGACGAGATCACCGACCGGGCCGTGAGCGCGCTGGACGGTCTCGCCCGCTGAAGCCCCGCCCCCGCGGGGCGCCGCACCTCCCTCCGCTCT
This sequence is a window from Streptomyces ortus. Protein-coding genes within it:
- a CDS encoding gluconokinase; translated protein: MTTPHVVVVMGVAGTGKTTIGPLLASRFGVPYAEADDFHPESNIAKMSAGTPLTDEDRQPWLDAIGAWAHGRAGLGGVVSCSALKRSYRDRLRAAAPDIVFVHLTGERALIEDRMAHRQGHFMPTALLDSQFATLQPLQADETGVAVDVTGTPDEITDRAVSALDGLAR